The following proteins are encoded in a genomic region of Ostrea edulis chromosome 7, xbOstEdul1.1, whole genome shotgun sequence:
- the LOC125656865 gene encoding methylglutaconyl-CoA hydratase, mitochondrial-like isoform X1, translated as MMATFTLRRMHSLCTNAQCRSVLGGFIQRAKVSTIESVKNNEQCQLEYLSGDNNGIAVISMNRPAARNAFGKQFLREFSECSNVVKFDKNLRVVILRSLVKGVFCAGADLKERAKMTNEETGPFVAGLRASVSEVANLPMPVIAAIDGFALGGGLEAALACDIRIASNDAKLGLVETRLAIIPGGGGTQRLARAIGPAKAKELIFAARVFTGKEAMEMGVTNHCVEQNSEGDAGYQKALQLAQEILPQGPVALRAAKFAINRGIEVDISSGLSFEEAGYSQVIPTKDRREAMQAWLEKRKPVYHGH; from the exons ATGATGGCGACTTTCACTTTGAGACGAATGCACTCATTGTGCACAAATGCACAGTGCAGATCTGTTCTTGGGGGTTTTATTCAGCGTGCAAAAGTATCAACAATTGAGAGCGTGAAGAACAATGAACAATGCCAGTTGGAATACCTGAGCGGCGACAATAACG gtATTGCGGTTATCTCTATGAACAGACCAGCAGCAAGAAATGCTTTTGGAAAACAGTTTCTAAGGGAG TTTTCAGAATGTTCCAATGTTgtgaaatttgacaaaaatctaCGAGTGGTAATTCTTAGGAGCTTGGTGAAAGGAGTGTTCTGTGCAG GAGCGGACCTGAAAGAGAGAGCAAAGATGACCAATGAGGAGACTGGACCGTTTGTGGCCGGACTACGAGCCAGTGTCTCGGAGGTGGCTAACCTACCAATGCCTGTCATAGCAGCCATAGATGGATTTGCTCTGGGTGGTGGGCTGGAGGCTGCCCTGGCTTGTGATATCAGAATAGCTT CTAATGATGCCAAACTGGGTTTAGTGGAAACAAGGCTGGCCATTATCCCAGGTGGAG GTGGTACTCAGCGATTAGCCAGAGCAATCGGACCAGCCAAGGCCAAGGAACTGATTTTTGCAGCGCGTGTATTCACCGGCAAGGAGGCAATGGAGATGGGCGTGACCAATCACTGCGTGGAGCAGAATTCCGAGGGAGACGCCGGCTATCAAAAGGCCCTGCAACTGGCGCAAGAGATACTTCCCCAG GGCCCTGTGGCTCTCAGAGCTGCCAAATTTGCCATCAATAGAGGAATTGAG GTGGATATTTCCAGTGGACTATCTTTTGAAGAGGCTGGATACTCACAG GTAATTCCCACTAAAGATAGGAGGGAGGCGATGCAGGCTTGGCTGGAAAAAAGGAAACCTGTGTACCATGGTCATTGA
- the LOC125656865 gene encoding methylglutaconyl-CoA hydratase, mitochondrial-like isoform X2, protein MMATFTLRRMHSLCTNAQCRSVLGGFIQRAKVSTIESVKNNEQCQLEYLSGDNNGIAVISMNRPAARNAFGKQFLREFSECSNVVKFDKNLRVVILRSLVKGVFCAGADLKERAKMTNEETGPFVAGLRASVSEVANLPMPVIAAIDGFALGGGLEAALACDIRIASNDAKLGLVETRLAIIPGGGGTQRLARAIGPAKAKELIFAARVFTGKEAMEMGVTNHCVEQNSEGDAGYQKALQLAQEILPQGPVALRAAKFAINRGIEVDISSGLSFEEAGYSQVINTKDRLEGLTAFKEKRPPKYSGD, encoded by the exons ATGATGGCGACTTTCACTTTGAGACGAATGCACTCATTGTGCACAAATGCACAGTGCAGATCTGTTCTTGGGGGTTTTATTCAGCGTGCAAAAGTATCAACAATTGAGAGCGTGAAGAACAATGAACAATGCCAGTTGGAATACCTGAGCGGCGACAATAACG gtATTGCGGTTATCTCTATGAACAGACCAGCAGCAAGAAATGCTTTTGGAAAACAGTTTCTAAGGGAG TTTTCAGAATGTTCCAATGTTgtgaaatttgacaaaaatctaCGAGTGGTAATTCTTAGGAGCTTGGTGAAAGGAGTGTTCTGTGCAG GAGCGGACCTGAAAGAGAGAGCAAAGATGACCAATGAGGAGACTGGACCGTTTGTGGCCGGACTACGAGCCAGTGTCTCGGAGGTGGCTAACCTACCAATGCCTGTCATAGCAGCCATAGATGGATTTGCTCTGGGTGGTGGGCTGGAGGCTGCCCTGGCTTGTGATATCAGAATAGCTT CTAATGATGCCAAACTGGGTTTAGTGGAAACAAGGCTGGCCATTATCCCAGGTGGAG GTGGTACTCAGCGATTAGCCAGAGCAATCGGACCAGCCAAGGCCAAGGAACTGATTTTTGCAGCGCGTGTATTCACCGGCAAGGAGGCAATGGAGATGGGCGTGACCAATCACTGCGTGGAGCAGAATTCCGAGGGAGACGCCGGCTATCAAAAGGCCCTGCAACTGGCGCAAGAGATACTTCCCCAG GGCCCTGTGGCTCTCAGAGCTGCCAAATTTGCCATCAATAGAGGAATTGAG GTGGATATTTCCAGTGGACTATCTTTTGAAGAGGCTGGATACTCACAG GTGATAAACACCAAAGATAGACTTGAGGGACTGACGGCTTTTAAGGAGAAACGCCCCCCTAAATACTCAGGAGATTGA